One genomic window of Bradyrhizobium sp. B124 includes the following:
- a CDS encoding efflux RND transporter permease subunit yields the protein MIARIIAWSARNLLLVLFGTGFAAAAGLYALLHLPLDAIPDLSDTQVIVYTEYPGQAPQVIEDQVTYPLTTAMLTVPKSKVVRGFSFFGVSFVYVIFEDGTDIYWARSRVLEFLNGAASRLPAGVSPTIGPDATGVGWVYQYAVMSKELNLADTRTIQDWNLKFALARAEGVAEVASVGGFVKQYNVILDPQRMRDRGITMQRMRDAIRASNADVGGRTVELSEFEYVIRGKGYLKDINDLGNIVLKTDNGTPVLLRDVARVELGPDERRGIAELNGEGEVASGIVLQRFGVNALDVIENVKKRFNEIATSLPKSVEIVPVYDRSNLIYAAIDTLKRTLFEESVVVALVCFVFLLHVRSALVAILMLPVGVLMAFGAMKLLGIGSNIMSLGGIAIAIGAMIDAAIVMIENAHKRLERAEPGRSRVAILIEAAAEVGPALFFSLLIITVSFMPIFTLESQEGRLFSPLAFTKTFAMAAAALLSVTLVPALMVIFVRGRIVPEHKNPINRFLIWIYRPVINGVLRAKTLVILLALAAIAVTIWPARQLGTEFMPDLNEGTLLYMPTTLPGISVTKAAELLQMQDRIIHSFPEVVSVYGKAGRAATATDPAPSEMFETVVNLKPKQQWRKGLTLDGLIAEMDKALQFPGVSNAWTMPIKARIDMLSTGIRTPVGVKVIGPDLAVIDKLARQIEQVVKGVPGTSSAYAERGLGGYYLEITPNREALSRYGIAVQDVQDTIATALGGQTVTTTVEGRQRFTVNMRYPRDLRDNPGAIASDILVPMPAGGAVPLGEVADITPARGPTTIRTENGQLATYIYVDIRDRDLGGYVADAQRAVQAAVQFPPGAYVIWSGQYEYLERAAARLKIVVPVTLTIIFLLLYLNFRSVAETMIVMLSLPFALVGGLWLMWALGFNLSVAVAVGFIALAGVAAETGVVMLMYLNQALAEITARRVAEGRTIGRDDLNHAIIEGAVERVRPKMMTVVAIMAGLLPIMWSTGTGSEIMQRIAVPMIGGMISSTLLTLIVIPAIFAVVKGLALRTRVPEADVVAPVVRPRVAGVANSSAGSNRIE from the coding sequence ATGATCGCCCGCATCATCGCCTGGTCGGCGCGCAACCTGCTGTTGGTGCTGTTCGGCACCGGCTTTGCGGCTGCCGCGGGTCTCTACGCGTTGCTGCATCTGCCGCTCGATGCGATCCCCGATCTCTCCGACACCCAGGTCATCGTCTACACCGAGTATCCCGGCCAGGCGCCGCAGGTGATCGAGGACCAGGTCACCTATCCCCTGACCACGGCGATGCTGACGGTGCCAAAGTCGAAGGTCGTGCGCGGCTTCTCGTTCTTCGGCGTCTCCTTCGTCTACGTCATCTTCGAGGACGGCACCGACATCTACTGGGCGCGCTCGCGGGTGCTCGAGTTCCTCAACGGGGCGGCGTCGCGGCTGCCGGCCGGCGTGTCGCCGACCATCGGTCCCGATGCGACCGGGGTGGGGTGGGTCTACCAATATGCCGTGATGTCGAAAGAGTTGAATCTTGCCGACACCCGGACCATCCAGGACTGGAATCTGAAATTCGCGCTCGCCAGAGCGGAAGGCGTCGCCGAGGTCGCGAGCGTCGGCGGCTTCGTCAAGCAGTACAATGTGATCCTCGATCCGCAGCGGATGCGCGACCGCGGCATCACCATGCAGCGGATGCGCGATGCGATCCGCGCCAGCAATGCCGACGTCGGCGGCCGCACCGTCGAGCTCTCCGAATTCGAATATGTCATTCGCGGCAAGGGCTATCTGAAGGACATCAACGATCTCGGCAACATCGTGCTGAAGACCGACAACGGCACGCCGGTGCTGCTGCGCGACGTCGCCCGCGTCGAGCTCGGCCCCGACGAGCGGCGCGGCATCGCCGAATTGAACGGCGAGGGCGAGGTGGCGAGCGGCATCGTGCTGCAACGCTTCGGCGTCAATGCCCTCGACGTGATCGAAAACGTCAAGAAACGCTTCAACGAGATCGCGACCAGCCTGCCGAAGTCGGTCGAGATCGTGCCGGTCTATGACCGGTCCAACCTGATCTATGCGGCGATCGACACGCTCAAGCGCACACTGTTCGAGGAGAGCGTCGTGGTCGCGCTGGTCTGCTTCGTGTTCCTGCTGCACGTCCGCAGCGCGCTGGTCGCGATCCTGATGCTGCCGGTCGGCGTGCTGATGGCGTTCGGCGCGATGAAGCTGCTCGGGATCGGCTCCAACATCATGAGCCTCGGCGGCATCGCGATTGCGATCGGCGCCATGATCGATGCGGCGATCGTGATGATCGAGAACGCGCACAAGCGCCTGGAGCGGGCCGAGCCCGGCCGGTCGCGGGTCGCGATCCTGATCGAGGCCGCGGCGGAGGTGGGACCGGCGCTGTTCTTCAGCCTGCTCATCATCACCGTGTCGTTCATGCCGATCTTCACGCTGGAGTCGCAGGAGGGGCGGCTGTTCTCGCCGCTCGCCTTCACCAAGACGTTTGCGATGGCGGCAGCGGCGCTGCTGTCGGTGACGCTGGTGCCGGCGCTGATGGTGATCTTCGTCCGCGGCAGGATCGTCCCCGAGCACAAGAATCCGATCAATCGGTTCCTGATCTGGATCTACCGTCCCGTCATCAACGGCGTGTTGCGGGCCAAGACGCTGGTGATCCTGCTCGCGCTCGCAGCGATCGCCGTCACGATTTGGCCGGCCCGGCAGCTCGGCACCGAGTTCATGCCCGACCTCAACGAGGGTACGCTGCTCTACATGCCGACCACGCTGCCGGGGATTTCGGTGACCAAGGCGGCTGAGCTGCTGCAGATGCAGGACCGCATCATCCACAGCTTTCCGGAGGTCGTCTCGGTCTACGGCAAGGCCGGCCGCGCCGCGACCGCGACCGACCCGGCGCCGTCGGAGATGTTCGAGACCGTGGTCAACCTCAAGCCGAAACAGCAATGGCGCAAGGGCCTCACGCTCGACGGCCTGATCGCCGAGATGGACAAGGCGCTGCAATTCCCCGGCGTCTCCAACGCCTGGACCATGCCGATCAAGGCGCGCATCGACATGCTGTCGACCGGGATCCGCACCCCCGTCGGCGTCAAGGTGATCGGCCCCGATCTCGCGGTGATCGACAAGCTCGCCCGCCAGATCGAGCAGGTCGTGAAGGGCGTGCCTGGCACCTCGTCGGCCTATGCCGAGCGCGGCCTCGGCGGCTACTACCTCGAGATCACGCCGAACCGCGAGGCGTTGTCGCGCTACGGCATCGCGGTGCAGGACGTGCAGGACACGATCGCAACTGCGCTCGGCGGTCAGACCGTGACCACGACCGTGGAGGGGCGGCAGCGCTTCACCGTCAACATGCGCTATCCGCGCGACCTGCGCGACAATCCGGGCGCGATTGCGAGCGACATCCTGGTGCCGATGCCGGCGGGCGGCGCCGTGCCGCTCGGCGAGGTCGCCGATATCACGCCGGCGCGCGGGCCGACCACGATCAGGACCGAGAACGGGCAGCTTGCGACCTACATCTATGTCGACATCCGCGATCGCGATCTCGGCGGCTATGTCGCGGATGCGCAGCGCGCGGTGCAGGCCGCCGTGCAGTTTCCGCCCGGCGCCTACGTGATCTGGAGCGGTCAGTACGAATATCTCGAACGCGCCGCGGCGCGGCTCAAGATCGTGGTGCCGGTGACGCTGACAATCATTTTCCTGCTGCTCTACCTCAACTTCCGCTCGGTGGCGGAGACCATGATCGTGATGCTGTCGCTGCCGTTCGCGCTGGTCGGCGGGCTCTGGCTGATGTGGGCGCTCGGCTTCAACCTGTCGGTTGCGGTCGCGGTCGGCTTCATCGCGCTGGCCGGGGTCGCCGCCGAGACCGGTGTCGTGATGCTGATGTACCTCAACCAGGCGCTGGCCGAGATCACCGCGCGTCGCGTCGCCGAGGGCCGCACGATCGGTCGCGACGATCTCAACCACGCGATCATCGAGGGCGCGGTCGAGCGGGTGCGGCCAAAGATGATGACGGTGGTTGCCATCATGGCCGGGCTGCTGCCGATCATGTGGAGCACCGGCACCGGTTCCGAGATCATGCAGCGCATCGCGGTGCCGATGATCGGTGGTATGATCTCGTCGACCTTGCTGACGCTGATCGTGATTCCCGCGATCTTCGCCGTCGTGAAGGGCTTGGCGCTTCGCACGAGGGTGCCGGAAGCGGATGTCGTTGCGCCGGTCGTGCGACCGCGTGTAGCAGGGGTTGCGAATTCGTCGGCTGGTTCAAACCGGATTGAATGA